A DNA window from Daucus carota subsp. sativus chromosome 3, DH1 v3.0, whole genome shotgun sequence contains the following coding sequences:
- the LOC108214544 gene encoding multiple C2 domain and transmembrane region protein 14 — MAESCSRKLYVEICNAKNLMPKDGQGTASAYVVVDFDGQRRRTQTKSRDLNPQWDEKLEFLVHDVAAMPSEVLQIIVYNDKMSGKRSTFLGKVKISGSTFMKVGSESLVYYPLEKRSVFSQIKGEIGLKVWYVDEEPAAPPAPAEGEKKAEAVAEEKKPEEVKSGEEEKKIEEVKKEDTAPDAKEGEKTGDMKVEEAAQSATAAAAVAVVENPPVAEKPKAEEKAVEKRVNLNVTDLELRRLGSDRGRTAYDLVDPMPFLFVRVLKAKRGDKDQADSSVYAKLVIGTHSINTRKQTDNKDWDQVFAFDKEGLNSTSLEVSVCVEKKGAEDSVIESSLGTVSFDLLEVPKRVPPDSPLAPQWYTLDGGSSEGTTDVMLAVWIGTQVDEAFQEAWQSDSGGLVPETRAKVYLSPKLWYLRLTVIQAQDLQLGSGSEIKVKNPDLYVKAQLGPQLFKTSRTTVSLSSSSSNPTWNEDLVFVAAEPFEPFLLINVEDVSNGHTVGQAKVQMSSIDRRNDDKSEARSRWFNLVGDETRPYTGRVHVRVCLEGGYHVLDEAAHVTSDVRPTAKQLSKPPLGILEVGIRGATNLLPVKTADGTRGTTDAYVVAKYGPKWIRTRTILDRFNPQWNEQYTWDVYDPCTVLTIGVFDNGRYKRSGEEGKPGKDVRLGKLRVRLSTLDANRVYTGSYYLTVLLPGGAKKMGEIEIAVKFSCSSWLCLLQAYASPMLPRMHYVRPLGPSQQDILRHTAMRIVTARLSRSEPALGQEVVQFMLDSDTHMWSMRRSKANWFRVAGCLSRAATLARWLDGIRTWAHPPTTILVHVLLVAIVLCPHLVLPTIFMYAFLVITLRFRYRQRVPITMDPRLSHVEAVGPDELDEEFDGFPTTRSPDHVRMRYDRLRALAGRAQTLLGDVAAQGERLEALFNWRDPRATGIFVVVCLLASLVFYVVPFKAFVLVSGFYYLRHPRFRYDMPSVPVNFFRRLPPLSDQIL, encoded by the coding sequence ATGGCGGAGAGTTGCAGCAGAAAGCTGTATGTAGAGATCTGCAACGCCAAGAACCTGATGCCTAAAGACGGCCAAGGCACTGCTAGTGCTTATGTTGTCGTAGATTTTGATGGCCAGAGACGTCGAACACAGACGAAATCCAGGGACTTGAATCCGCAGTGGGACGAGAAACTCGAGTTTTTGGTTCATGATGTAGCGGCAATGCCTTCTGAAGTGCTCCAGATCATTGTTTATAATGACAAGATGTCGGGGAAGAGGAGCACGTTTCTCGGGAAAGTGAAGATCTCCGGGAGTACTTTTATGAAAGTTGGTTCGGAGAGTCTTGTTTATTATCCGCTGGAGAAGAGGAGTGTTTTTTCGCAGATTAAAGGCGAGATCGGATTGAAGGTGTGGTATGTTGATGAGGAGCCGGCGGCGCCGCCGGCTCCGGCGGAAGGCGAGAAGAAAGCGGAAGCTGTTGCGGAGGAGAAGAAACCGGAGGAGGTGAAAAGTGGtgaagaagagaagaaaattGAGGAAGTGAAGAAGGAGGATACGGCTCCGGATGCGAAGGAGGGTGAAAAGACGGGAGACATGAAAGTCGAGGAGGCGGCTCAATCGGCCACAGCTGCGGCAGCTGTGGCTGTGGTGGAGAATCCTCCCGTAGCTGAGAAGCCGAAGGCTGAGGAGAAGGCGGTGGAGAAACGAGTGAATTTGAATGTGACTGATCTGGAGCTTCGGAGGCTTGGAAGTGATCGAGGCCGGACTGCTTATGATCTGGTTGATCCAATGCCGTTTCTTTTTGTTCGTGTTTTGAAGGCGAAGCGAGGGGATAAGGACCAGGCTGATAGCTCTGTTTATGCAAAGCTTGTGATCGGTACTCATAGTATTAATACCAGGAAACAAACGGATAATAAGGATTGGGATCAGGTTTTCGCGTTTGATAAGGAAGGATTGAATTCGACTTCTCTAGAAGTTTCCGTTTGTGTTGAGAAGAAAGGGGCGGAGGATAGTGTGATTGAGAGTAGTTTGGGGACGGTGTCGTTTGATTTGTTGGAGGTGCCTAAGAGAGTTCCACCGGATAGTCCATTGGCACCGCAGTGGTATACATTGGATGGAGGTTCGTCTGAGGGGACTACGGATGTTATGCTTGCTGTTTGGATCGGGACTCAGGTGGATGAGGCTTTTCAGGAGGCTTGGCAATCGGATTCAGGTGGATTAGTACCGGAGACACGAGCCAAGGTTTACTTGTCTCCGAAGCTGTGGTATTTGAGGCTAACGGTCATCCAAGCCCAGGACTTACAGCTGGGATCAGGCTCGGAGATTAAAGTTAAGAATCCGGATTTATACGTTAAGGCTCAATTGGGGCCGCAGCTATTCAAAACGAGTCGCACAACGGTTAGTTTGTCCAGCTCATCGTCTAATCCAACGTGGAATGAAGATCTTGTGTTTGTGGCAGCTGAGCCATTTGAGCCCTTTTTGCTGATCAATGTGGAGGATGTTTCTAACGGTCATACGGTGGGGCAGGCTAAGGTACAAATGTCAAGTATTGATAGGCGGAATGATGATAAGTCGGAGGCAAGATCAAGGTGGTTCAATCTGGTAGGCGATGAGACGAGGCCTTATACAGGAAGAGTTCATGTTCGGGTGTGTCTTGAAGGCGGATATCATGTGCTTGATGAGGCTGCTCATGTGACCAGCGATGTCCGGCCTACTGCAAAGCAACTGTCTAAACCACCTCTTGGTATACTAGAAGTTGGTATTCGCGGAGCTACAAATTTGCTTCCTGTGAAAACAGCTGATGGGACAAGAGGCACAACGGATGCATACGTTGTGGCAAAGTACGGGCCTAAGTGGATTCGTACTCGTACAATTCTTGATAGGTTTAATCCGCAATGGAATGAGCAATACACATGGGATGTCTATGATCCGTGCACTGTGCTTACAATTGGCGTGTTTGATAATGGAAGGTATAAGCGTAGTGGGGAAGAAGGTAAACCGGGAAAGGATGTGCGCCTAGGAAAGCTGCGTGTAAGGCTGTCCACGCTGGATGCTAACCGTGTTTACACAGGATCGTATTATCTCACTGTGTTGCTTCCTGGTGGTGCCAAGAAAATGGGGGAGATTGAGATTGCTGTTAAATTTTCGTGTTCCTCCTGGCTATGTTTACTTCAAGCATATGCTAGTCCAATGCTGCCGAGGATGCATTATGTTCGGCCATTGGGGCCGTCTCAGCAAGACATTTTGAGGCACACGGCTATGAGAATTGTGACGGCTAGACTATCTCGGTCTGAACCGGCTTTAGGTCAGGAAGTGGTTCAGTTTATGTTGGATTCCGACACACATATGTGGAGTATGAGGCGTAGCAAGGCTAATTGGTTTCGAGTGGCTGGGTGTTTGTCAAGAGCTGCCACATTAGCTCGGTGGCTGGATGGAATCCGCACCTGGGCGCACCCGCCAACTACAATATTAGTCCATGTCTTGCTAGTGGCCATTGTGCTGTGTCCTCACCTAGTCCTGCCCACAATCTTTATGTATGCATTCCTGGTCATCACATTGCGCTTCCGCTATCGCCAGAGGGTCCCGATCACAATGGACCCTCGGCTTTCTCACGTGGAAGCAGTAGGACCGGATGAACTTGATGAGGAGTTTGATGGATTTCCGACCACAAGGTCACCTGATCATGTTCGCATGAGATATGATCGTTTACGCGCCCTGGCTGGGAGGGCGCAGACACTATTAGGCGATGTGGCAGCGCAGGGTGAGCGTTTAGAGGCGTTGTTCAACTGGAGGGATCCGAGGGCTACTGGCATATTTGTTGTGGTCTGCTTATTAGCTTCACTGGTGTTTTATGTTGTCCCATTCAAGGCATTTGTTCTGGTCTCAGGATTTTACTACCTGCGTCACCCCAGGTTCCGCTATGACATGCCATCGGTTCCTGTCAACTTTTTCCGGCGACTTCCCCCCCTGTCGGATCAGATTCTGTAG